In a genomic window of Primulina huaijiensis isolate GDHJ02 unplaced genomic scaffold, ASM1229523v2 scaffold37281, whole genome shotgun sequence:
- the LOC140968564 gene encoding uncharacterized protein has protein sequence MNTREDSRGFGPLPYSSLRNLSSSSSAFFSANQSPFFSPSASTVLVSARSDNSCEATVTNLDSLDLSRTVESEYLTSAIFASTNDYPGATRRPLNDLRKFENVSSSLGVSDSPLSIYNIGHKNDCSKQNTKTKGPGKFLEIAVPPNSFSLNRLRSCDVYIGFHGRKPSLLRFANWLRSELEVQGLSCFVTDRARCRSSRKHRIVEKAMDGCTFGVVILTRKSFRNPYTIEELRLFSVKKNLVPVYFDLGPDDCLVRDIIEKRGGLWEKYGGELWLLYGGLEEEWKDSVNSLSQADEWKLEAQDGNWRDCILRAVTLLALRLGRRSIVDRLTKWREKVEKEEFPFLRNEKFIGRKKELSELEFLLFGDISGDAERDYFKIKARPMKRNLTIGRARTNSMDKNRSDRLSESSKRKGKQPIVWKESEKEIELQNTEFSQPQQRQKSKSSGKHGRRKRSMKVVYGKGIACVSGDSGIGKTELLLEFAYRFHQRYKMVLWIGGESRYIRQNYLNLWPFLEIDVGVESCTEKSRTKSFEEQEEAAIARVRKELMRNIPFLLIIDNLESEKDWWDHKLVMDLLPRLGGETHVIISTRLSGVMNLEPLKLSYLSEVEAMSLMLGSVTDQSVTEIDALRAIEEKLGRLTLGLAIVGAILSELPISPSRLLDTVNRMLLRDATWSGRENSSLRRSNFLLQLFEVCFSIFDHADGPRSLATRMALASGWFAPALVPVSILALAAHKIPEKHQNRQVLKKILRSLTCGFTSSYSRRSEAEASSLLLRFNIARGCTRDGFVQFNQLVKLYARKRGVARVAQAMVQAVFSRGFVSNHSDHIWAACFLLLGFGKDPVVVELKASELLFVVKEVILPLAIRTFMTFSRCSAALELLRLCTDALEATDHTFGAPVENWLDKSFCWKPVQTNAQLNPLIWQELALARATVLEVRAKLMVRGGQFDIGDDLIRKAIFIRTSISGENHPETMSARETLSRLTRVVTSVQNHISSEQNRR, from the coding sequence ATGAATACTCGAGAAGATAGTCGTGGATTCGGACCGTTACCTTATTCGTCTTTAAGGAATCTCTCATCATCCTCATCAGCATTTTTTTCGGCAAATCAATCACCCTTCTTTTCTCCAAGCGCAAGTACAGTACTCGTATCTGCACGTTCTGACAATTCATGTGAGGCTACTGTCACAAACTTGGATTCCCTAGATTTGAGTAGGACTGTGGAATCAGAATATTTAACAAGCGCCATATTTGCGTCAACTAATGATTATCCTGGTGCAACCAGGCGTCCATTGAATGATCTCAGGAAGTTTGAAAATGTATCTTCATCATTGGGAGTATCTGATAGTCCCTTGTCAATTTACAACATAGGTCATAAGAATGATTGTTCTAAGCAAAATACTAAAACAAAAGGGCCTGGTAAATTTCTCGAAATCGCAGTTCCTCCGAATTCCTTTTCTTTAAATAGACTGAGGAGTTGTGACGTCTACATAGGTTTTCATGGACGGAAGCCTTCACTGCTTAGGTTCGCTAATTGGCTTCGTTCCGAGTTAGAGGTTCAAGGTTTGAGTTGTTTTGTAACAGACAGGGCTAGATGTCGAAGTTCTCGTAAGCATAGAATCGTTGAGAAAGCTATGGATGGTTGTACATTTGGAGTCGTTATCTTGACCAGAAAGTCATTCAGGAACCCATACACCATCGAAGAGCTGAGATTATTCTCTGTGAAGAAGAACTTGGTTCCGGTGTACTTTGATTTGGGCCCTGATGATTGCCTCGTGAGAGATATTATCGAGAAAAGAGGAGGTCTTTGGGAGAAATACGGCGGTGAGCTCTGGCTACTCTATGGCGGACTAGAGGAGGAATGGAAAGATTCTGTCAACTCCCTTTCACAGGCTGACGAGTGGAAACTAGAGGCGCAGGATGGTAACTGGAGAGATTGCATATTAAGAGCTGTCACCCTGTTGGCATTGAGGTTGGGAAGGAGAAGTATTGTGGATAGACTGACCAAGTGGAGAGAAAAAGTGGAGAAAGAAGAGTTCCCTTTTCTTCGGAATGAGAAGTTCATCGGTCGGAAAAAGGAGTTGTCCGAGCTTGAATTTTTACTTTTCGGGGACATCAGTGGAGATGCCGAGAGAGACTATTTCAAGATCAAGGCCAGACCCATGAAAAGGAACTTGACAATTGGCCGGGCGAGGACTAATTCAATGGACAAAAATAGAAGTGATCGATTAAGTGAGAGTAGCAAGAGGAAAGGGAAACAACCAATTGTGTGGAAGGAATCCGAAAAGGAGATTGAATTGCAAAACACGGAGTTTTCTCAACCTCAGCAGAGACAAAAATCAAAGAGCAGTGGGAAGCATGGCAGGAGAAAGAGATCTATGAAAGTCGTCTATGGAAAAGGAATTGCTTGTGTGTCCGGAGACTCGGGTATTGGAAAAACCGAGCTGCTCTTAGAGTTTGCTTACCGCTTCCATCAAAGATATAAGATGGTATTATGGATAGGAGGAGAAAGCCGATACATTCGACAGAATTACTTGAACTTGTGGCCGTTCTTAGAAATCGATGTAGGGGTGGAGAGCTGCACAGAAAAAAGTCGAACCAAGAGCTTTGAAGAGCAAGAGGAAGCTGCAATAGCCAGGGTCCGAAAGGAGCTAATGCGAAACATtccttttttattaataatcGACAATTTGGAGAGTGAAAAGGACTGGTGGGATCACAAACTTGTAATGGATCTGCTGCCACGTTTAGGTGGTGAAACTCATGTTATCATTTCCACACGCCTATCTGGTGTGATGAATCTTGAGCCCTTGAAGCTTTCTTACCTATCAGAGGTTGAGGCAATGTCTTTAATGCTCGGAAGCGTTACCGATCAATCAGTCACGGAAATCGATGCATTACGAGCCATTGAGGAAAAACTTGGTAGGTTAACTCTAGGCCTTGCTATCGTAGGGGCTATTCTATCTGAGCTGCCTATCAGTCCCAGTAGACTTTTGGATACAGTTAATAGGATGCTGTTGAGGGATGCAACATGGAGTGGTCGTGAGAACAGTTCATTAAGACGCAGCAATTTCCTTTTGCAGCTTTTTGAGGTATGCTTTTCCATATTTGACCATGCTGATGGACCAAGGAGTTTGGCAACTAGAATGGCTCTTGCAAGTGGTTGGTTTGCACCAGCACTGGTCCCTGTGTCCATTTTAGCTCTGGCTGCTCATAAGATACCCGAGAAACACCAGAATCGACAGGTCTTGAAAAAGATTCTACGCTCCTTGACATGTGGTTTCACATCATCATATTCACGGAGATCAGAAGCAGAAGCATCCTCGTTACTTTTGAGATTCAATATAGCGAGAGGCTGTACTAGGGACGGTTTCGTTCAGTTTAACCAGCTCGTAAAACTCTATGCTCGAAAGAGGGGTGTCGCCAGAGTAGCACAAGCAATGGTACAAGCTGTTTTTAGCCGTGGCTTCGTATCCAATCACTCTGATCACATATGGGCCGCCTGTTTCTTGCTCCTAGGATTCGGAAAAGACCCAGTAGTTGTTGAGCTCAAGGCGTCAGAGTTGCTTTTTGTCGTGAAAGAAGTGATATTGCCCCTTGCAATTCGTACCTTTATGACATTCTCTCGGTGCAGTGCTGCTCTTGAGCTGCTTCGTCTCTGCACAGATGCATTAGAAGCAACTGATCATACGTTTGGAGCCCCGGTCGAAAACTGGTTGGATAAGTCCTTTTGCTGGAAACCCGTTCAGACAAACGCTCAGCTAAATCCATTGATATGGCAAGAACTCGCATTGGCAAGAGCTACCGTGCTAGAAGTCAGAGCCAAGTTGATGGTACGAGGTGGACAGTTCGATATAGGGGATGATTTAATCCGGAAAGCCATTTTCATTAGAACTTCAATATCCGGCGAAAACCATCCGGAAACAATGTCCGCACGTGAGACTCTTAGCAGGCTAACTAGAGTTGTTACCAGTGTTCAAAACCATATTTCATCTGAGCAGAATCGACGATAG